In a single window of the Tiliqua scincoides isolate rTilSci1 chromosome 15, rTilSci1.hap2, whole genome shotgun sequence genome:
- the PIAS3 gene encoding E3 SUMO-protein ligase PIAS3: MWKINQSASGSGIHLQEADFSDDHFLFLFFPPPQHMVMSFRVSELQVLLGFAGRNKSGRKHELLTKALQLLKSGCSPAVQMKIKELYRRRFPRKILTPSDLSMLHLQAGQLPSATALTQGAMCHLPYDSGPVASAVPAGMLPPVPMLGPKHEADVPHLSPPIHPVHPDVKMRRLPFYDVYDELIKPTTLASVNSQRFEEAHFTFALTPQQVQQILTSRDILPGAKCDYTVQVQLRFCLCETSCPQEDYFPPNLFVKINGKLCPLPGYLPPTKNGAEPKRPSRPINITPLVRLSATVPNTIVVNWSSEFGRNYSLSVYLVKQLTSVTLLQKLRAKGIRNPDHSRALIKEKLTADPDSEIATTSLRVSLMCPLGKMRLIVPCRAFTCTHLQCFDAALYLQMNEKKPTWTCPVCDKKAPYEALIIDG; encoded by the exons atgtggaaGATAAATCAGTCGGCCTCGGGTTCAGGGATCCACCTCCAAGAAGCTGATTTCTCAGATGatcatttccttttcctcttcttcccccccccccagcatatgGTGATGAGCTTTAGGGTGTCGGAGCTGCAGGTGCTTCTGGGTTTTGCGGGCCGGAACAAGAGCGGGCGGAAGCATGAGCTGCTCACCAAGGCCCTCCAGCTGCTGAAGTCTGGCTGCAGCCCGGCGGTTCAGATGAAAATCAAGGAGCTGTACCGCCGCCGCTTCCCCCGGAAGATCCTGACCCCTTCGGACTTATCCATGCTCCACCTCCAGGCCGGGCAGCTGCCCTCGGCCACAGCGCTGACGCAGGGCGCCATGTGCCACCTGCCCTACGACAGCGGGCCGGTGGCGTCCGCCGTGCCGGCTGGCATGCTGCCCCCGGTGCCCATGTTGGGGCCCAAGCACGAGGCGGACGTTCCGCACCTGTCGCCCCCCATCCACCCGGTCCACCCGGATGTGAAGATGAGGCGCTTGCCCTTCTACGACGTCTACGATGAGCTCATCAAGCCCACCACGCTGG CTTCCGTAAACAGCCAGAGGTTTGAGGAGGCCCATTTTACCTTTGCCCTGACCCCACAGCAGGTGCAACAGATCCTCACTTCTCG cGATATTTTACCTGGTGCCAAATGCGACTATACTGTGCAGGTACAATTGAG GTTTTGTTTGTGTGAAACCAGCTGTCCGCAAGAGGATTATTTTCCTCCTAATTTATTTGTCAAAATTAATGGGAAGCTCTGCCCCCTTCCG GGCTAtctcccccccaccaaaaatGGCGCCGAGCCCAAGCGGCCGAGTCGGCCGATCAACATCACGCCCTTGGTGAGGCTCTCGGCGACGGTCCCCAACACAATTGTGGTGAACTGGTCTTCGGAGTTCGGCAGG AATTATTCCCTCTCGGTCTACTTGGTGAAGCAGTTGACGTCGGTGACGCTGCTGCAgaagctgcgggccaagggcatCCGGAACCCGGACCACTCACGAGCACTGA TCAAAGAAAAACTGACGGCCGACCCCGACAGCGAAATAGCGACAACCAGTTTACGGGTGTCTCTCATGTGTCCG ctgggCAAGATGAGGCTGATCGTCCCCTGCCGGGCCTTCACCTGCACCCACTTGCAGTGCTTCGACGCAGCCCTCTACCTCCAGATGAACGAGAAGAAGCCCACCTGGACCTGCCCCGTCTGTGACAAGAAGGCCCCCTACGAGGCCCTGATAATTGATGGGTAA